The Pseudomonas azadiae genome contains a region encoding:
- a CDS encoding YbaN family protein: MTGKPHPTSKIAQLLFGLLAYVSLGIGLVAIVIPGLPTTEFILLAAWAATKSSPRLSAWLENHRLFGPILFNWRNGRIIARRAKVSATLSMLLCAILMLVMLDHGWPIYLAIAGMSLGNLWIWSRPERPAVPV, from the coding sequence ATGACCGGCAAACCCCACCCCACCTCGAAAATCGCGCAGCTGCTCTTCGGCCTGCTGGCCTACGTCAGCCTGGGCATCGGGCTGGTGGCGATTGTCATACCGGGTTTGCCCACCACCGAGTTCATCCTGCTGGCTGCCTGGGCCGCCACTAAAAGCTCGCCACGTCTGAGCGCCTGGCTGGAAAACCACCGGTTGTTCGGGCCGATCCTGTTCAACTGGCGCAATGGCAGGATCATCGCCCGCAGGGCCAAGGTCAGCGCCACGCTGAGCATGCTGCTATGCGCCATCCTGATGCTGGTGATGCTCGACCACGGCTGGCCGATCTACCTGGCGATTGCCGGCATGAGCCTGGGCAACCTGTGGATCTGGTCACGTCCGGAACGGCCCGCAGTCCCCGTATAA
- a CDS encoding methyl-accepting chemotaxis protein gives MFDTLSIRLKIVLLSGLCLLGVIALIISINLYETNQNDHLISDSSSRMLTSSVENLLQSKAAEQAVQLQKTFGENLLVVTALADQIKDLRNLAAKRSLEPGALREELNQSLKTAFERNSKVLGVWLSFEPNGLDGKDSEFIDDKARASNETGRFSSYWSRAGGQGENTIMVEEDLTKTTLNLSGTPYNIWYTCPRDTRNVCLLDPYEDTVGGTPVLMTTISLPLIVDGNVIGVVGLDIALNSLQALTDAAQKTLFDGATHLEIISSTGLIAAYSGEPAKVGKNLIDILGAEGKEIVQLLASNAQVNREQGDTIRAVYSVKPIADAKAWGVVIKLPKHVMLADALKLQGLLDQAQASGTLKALLVGAGAGLLGLLLIWLTATGVTRPINSVAAMLKDIASGDGDLTQRLAYAKKDELGELVNWFNRFLDKLQPTIAQIKQSITEARGTADQSSAIARQTSEGMQVQFREIDQVATASNEMSATAHDVANSASNAASAARGADLSAREGMSIIEKSTRDITTLAEEVSKAVGEVEALAVNSEQIGSVLEVIRSIAEQTNLLALNAAIEAARAGESGRGFAVVADEVRNLAKRTQDSVEEIRQVIERIQSGTRGVVATMHSSQSQAQSNAGQIHQAVQALGKISDAVTVISDMNLQIASAAEQQSAVAEEVNRNVSAIRTVTETLTGQATESAAISSQLNALASQQMKLMDQFKV, from the coding sequence ATGTTCGACACCCTCTCCATCCGCCTGAAAATCGTACTGCTGTCCGGGCTGTGCCTGCTCGGTGTGATTGCGTTGATCATCAGCATCAACCTGTACGAAACAAATCAGAACGACCATCTGATCAGTGATTCAAGCTCGCGAATGCTCACCAGCAGTGTGGAGAACCTGCTGCAATCCAAAGCCGCCGAACAAGCGGTGCAGCTACAGAAGACCTTTGGCGAAAACCTGCTGGTGGTGACCGCCCTTGCCGATCAGATCAAGGATTTGCGCAACCTGGCCGCCAAGCGCTCGCTGGAACCGGGCGCCCTGCGTGAAGAACTCAACCAGAGCCTGAAGACCGCATTCGAACGCAACAGCAAAGTGCTGGGCGTCTGGCTGTCATTCGAGCCCAACGGCCTGGATGGCAAGGACAGCGAATTCATCGACGACAAGGCCCGCGCGTCCAACGAAACAGGCCGCTTCTCCAGCTACTGGAGCCGCGCCGGCGGCCAAGGCGAGAACACCATCATGGTCGAAGAAGACCTGACCAAGACCACCCTTAACCTTAGCGGTACGCCCTACAACATCTGGTACACCTGCCCAAGGGACACGCGCAACGTTTGTTTGCTCGACCCGTACGAAGACACGGTGGGCGGCACGCCGGTACTGATGACGACTATTTCCTTGCCGCTGATCGTGGACGGTAACGTGATCGGTGTGGTCGGTCTCGATATTGCGCTGAACAGCCTGCAAGCCCTCACCGATGCCGCGCAAAAAACCTTGTTCGACGGCGCCACGCACCTGGAGATCATTTCCAGCACCGGCCTGATTGCCGCCTACAGCGGTGAGCCGGCCAAGGTGGGCAAGAACCTGATCGACATCCTCGGTGCCGAGGGCAAGGAAATCGTGCAACTGCTGGCCAGTAACGCTCAGGTCAACCGTGAACAGGGCGATACGATCCGTGCGGTTTATTCGGTCAAGCCCATCGCCGACGCGAAAGCCTGGGGCGTGGTGATCAAACTGCCCAAGCACGTGATGCTCGCCGATGCCTTGAAGCTGCAAGGCCTGCTCGACCAAGCCCAGGCCAGCGGCACCCTGAAGGCCTTGCTGGTAGGCGCCGGCGCAGGCTTGCTTGGCTTGTTGCTGATCTGGCTGACCGCCACCGGCGTGACCCGCCCGATCAACAGCGTGGCCGCCATGCTCAAGGACATCGCCAGCGGCGACGGCGACCTTACCCAGCGCCTGGCCTACGCCAAAAAGGATGAACTGGGCGAACTGGTCAACTGGTTCAACCGTTTCCTCGACAAGCTGCAACCGACCATCGCGCAGATCAAGCAAAGCATCACTGAAGCCCGTGGCACGGCTGACCAGTCATCGGCCATCGCGCGCCAGACCAGCGAAGGCATGCAGGTGCAGTTCCGCGAAATCGACCAGGTGGCCACCGCCTCCAATGAAATGAGCGCCACCGCCCACGACGTGGCGAACAGCGCCTCCAACGCTGCCAGCGCGGCCCGCGGTGCTGACCTATCGGCGCGTGAAGGCATGTCGATCATCGAGAAGAGCACGCGCGATATCACCACCCTGGCCGAAGAAGTCAGCAAGGCCGTGGGCGAAGTTGAAGCCCTGGCGGTCAACAGCGAGCAGATCGGCTCAGTCCTGGAAGTGATCCGCAGCATTGCCGAGCAGACCAACCTGCTGGCCCTCAACGCCGCCATCGAAGCGGCACGCGCCGGGGAAAGCGGGCGGGGGTTTGCAGTAGTCGCCGACGAAGTGCGCAACCTGGCCAAGCGCACCCAGGATTCGGTGGAGGAAATTCGCCAGGTGATCGAACGCATCCAGAGCGGCACGCGTGGCGTGGTGGCCACCATGCATTCGAGCCAGAGCCAGGCCCAGAGCAACGCCGGGCAGATCCACCAAGCGGTGCAGGCCCTGGGCAAGATCAGCGATGCGGTCACCGTGATCAGCGACATGAACCTGCAGATCGCCAGCGCCGCCGAACAACAGAGCGCGGTAGCCGAAGAGGTCAACCGCAACGTCTCGGCGATCCGCACCGTGACCGAAACCCTCACCGGCCAAGCCACCGAGTCGGCGGCCATCAGCAGCCAACTCAATGCATTGGCCAGCCAGCAGATGAAGTTGATGGATCAGTTCAAGGTATAA
- a CDS encoding NAD(P)H nitroreductase produces the protein MQALDALLNRVSVPRLLEPAPTQEQRDVLFAAAMRAPDHGQLRPWRFLTVEGAAREQMGTLLAEAARLQDADAPQAAIDKAQNGPLRAPLVVVVIARLQEHFKVPKSEQLLAAACAAHGILLAAYAQGIGAVWRTGELSYSAHVAKGLGLAAGEEVIGFLYLGTPQNPPRTAPREDLTPFVQAWPGV, from the coding sequence ATGCAGGCTCTCGACGCTTTGCTCAACCGTGTTTCCGTGCCGCGCTTGCTGGAACCGGCGCCGACCCAGGAGCAGCGCGACGTGCTGTTCGCCGCGGCCATGCGTGCGCCCGACCACGGGCAACTGCGCCCTTGGCGCTTCCTCACCGTTGAAGGCGCTGCCCGCGAGCAGATGGGTACATTGCTGGCCGAAGCGGCCCGCCTGCAGGATGCCGACGCACCGCAAGCGGCCATCGACAAGGCGCAGAACGGCCCGTTGCGCGCGCCGCTGGTGGTGGTGGTGATTGCCCGCCTGCAGGAGCACTTCAAGGTGCCGAAATCCGAGCAACTGCTGGCCGCCGCATGCGCGGCCCATGGCATCCTGTTGGCGGCTTATGCACAGGGGATTGGTGCGGTGTGGCGCACCGGCGAATTGTCCTACTCGGCCCACGTCGCCAAAGGCCTGGGGCTCGCGGCGGGCGAGGAAGTGATTGGCTTCCTCTACCTGGGCACGCCGCAGAACCCGCCGCGCACGGCGCCGAGGGAAGACCTGACGCCTTTTGTGCAAGCCTGGCCCGGCGTTTAA